From Candidatus Binatia bacterium, one genomic window encodes:
- a CDS encoding ABC transporter substrate-binding protein yields the protein MAGLTLVTPAGATDFTQSSEKRPQRIVSLAPAITETLFALGLGSRVVGVSTYCDFPAQARALPKVGSFSEPVAEAIVALKPDLVLTSPSPGNETTVRAIQATGIEVEVVKSEGGIAEARAAMLDAARFAGAEAAGAALVSRIDSRLSAVKTAARSLPHPSVAVVIGREPLVLAGPDSYLGELVALAGGSNIAEPVGGRWPRVSMEFLVAAAPDVLVDLAAAMGDGDGPQGSSDAGGPAAKHGSGGSGTGAEKGAAPGGSGKAAGGKAAIAAGSGPGQTDGPWARLTSIPAVANGRIVAPDSALMLRPGPRLADAAEALFAALHPGASLPRPAMAE from the coding sequence GTGGCGGGCCTCACGCTGGTGACGCCGGCCGGAGCCACCGACTTCACGCAATCGTCAGAAAAACGGCCGCAGCGCATCGTGTCGCTGGCGCCGGCGATCACCGAAACGCTGTTCGCACTCGGCCTCGGCTCCCGCGTCGTCGGCGTCTCGACGTACTGCGACTTCCCCGCGCAGGCGCGCGCACTTCCGAAGGTCGGCAGCTTCAGCGAGCCGGTCGCCGAAGCGATCGTCGCGCTGAAACCCGATCTCGTGCTGACGTCGCCTAGCCCCGGGAACGAGACGACGGTGCGCGCGATCCAGGCGACGGGCATCGAGGTCGAAGTCGTAAAGAGCGAGGGAGGAATTGCAGAGGCGAGGGCGGCGATGCTGGATGCGGCGCGGTTTGCGGGCGCCGAGGCGGCGGGCGCGGCTCTCGTCAGTCGCATCGACTCGCGTCTTTCCGCGGTGAAAACCGCGGCCCGTTCGCTGCCGCATCCGTCGGTTGCAGTCGTCATCGGTCGCGAGCCGCTCGTCCTTGCGGGGCCCGACAGTTATCTCGGCGAGCTCGTCGCGCTCGCCGGTGGCAGCAACATCGCAGAACCTGTCGGTGGGCGCTGGCCGAGGGTATCGATGGAATTTCTCGTCGCCGCCGCACCCGACGTGCTCGTCGACCTGGCCGCGGCGATGGGCGACGGCGACGGTCCGCAGGGCAGCAGTGATGCCGGCGGCCCGGCAGCAAAACATGGGTCGGGCGGATCGGGCACCGGGGCGGAAAAGGGCGCCGCTCCTGGCGGATCGGGCAAGGCGGCGGGGGGAAAGGCCGCAATTGCCGCCGGATCCGGCCCCGGACAGACGGACGGCCCCTGGGCGCGGCTGACGTCGATTCCGGCCGTTGCCAACGGCCGCATCGTGGCTCCCGACTCGGCCTTGATGCTCAGGCCCGGGCCGCGCCTGGCCGATGCCGCCGAGGCGCTGTTCGCGGCCCTGCACCCCGGGGCTTCCCTGCCGCGTCCGGCAATGGCCGAATAG
- a CDS encoding iron ABC transporter permease, with translation MATSRLTTSRLLAALAATAAVALLAILVALRIGSVPLDFGALLAGDPGTRTIFFDLRLPRVLLAAVVGAALAVSGAALQPTLRNPLASPEIIGVSGGAAVSAVLALAFLPEGALGAGLVPVVAFAGATASSLIVYQLAHVRGRLDPYTQVLIGVTFNTFAAALILLVHALVDLRRSHSIVFWMMGGISSEPYPVVALAALLVIAATAVLVRDARSLDLLALGDEAARALGTDADAVRRRVFLASSLLVGAVVSLCGIITFAGLVVPHVLRRIVGSDNRLLVPASFFGGAAFLVACDALARWIAAPAELPVGAITALAGAPFFVYLLRRGRSRQGALA, from the coding sequence ATGGCGACTTCGCGACTGACCACGTCCCGGCTCCTGGCCGCGCTTGCGGCAACGGCTGCCGTCGCGCTGCTGGCCATCCTGGTCGCGTTGCGGATCGGCAGCGTGCCGCTGGATTTCGGCGCACTGCTGGCCGGGGATCCCGGTACCCGCACCATCTTCTTTGACCTGAGGCTTCCTCGCGTACTGCTGGCCGCGGTGGTCGGGGCGGCGCTGGCGGTCTCCGGAGCCGCGCTCCAGCCGACGCTGCGAAATCCGCTGGCCAGCCCCGAGATCATCGGTGTCTCCGGCGGCGCCGCGGTTTCGGCGGTGCTCGCGCTGGCATTCCTGCCCGAAGGAGCGCTCGGGGCCGGACTCGTCCCCGTCGTCGCGTTCGCCGGCGCGACGGCCTCGAGCCTCATCGTCTACCAGCTCGCCCACGTTCGCGGGCGCCTCGATCCGTACACGCAGGTGCTCATCGGAGTCACGTTCAACACGTTCGCGGCTGCTCTGATCCTGCTCGTGCACGCGCTCGTCGACCTGCGCCGTTCTCACTCGATCGTGTTCTGGATGATGGGAGGCATCTCGAGCGAGCCGTACCCGGTCGTCGCGCTGGCCGCGCTGCTGGTGATCGCGGCAACGGCGGTGCTCGTGCGCGATGCGCGCTCGCTGGACCTGCTCGCGCTCGGCGACGAAGCCGCGCGCGCTCTCGGCACCGATGCCGACGCGGTGCGGCGCCGCGTGTTTCTCGCTTCGTCGCTTCTCGTCGGTGCGGTCGTTTCGCTTTGCGGCATCATTACGTTTGCCGGGCTCGTCGTGCCTCACGTGCTGCGTCGCATCGTCGGCAGCGACAACCGCCTGCTCGTGCCGGCGTCGTTCTTCGGCGGCGCTGCATTCCTCGTCGCATGTGATGCGCTCGCGCGCTGGATCGCTGCGCCGGCCGAGCTTCCGGTCGGCGCGATCACGGCACTGGCCGGTGCGCCGTTCTTCGTCTACCTGCTGAGGCGCGGCCGCTCGCGGCAAGGAGCGCTGGCATGA
- a CDS encoding ABC transporter ATP-binding protein has translation MSGGLRFARVAFRHDGAVPGRGGILEDIDLVVQPGRTLAIVGPNGSGKTTLLRLAAGELVAERGTIEICGLDPARAPRRELARRVAVVAAHAPVGFGYTVEEIVLMGRAPWVEGYRLESAEDLRVAHEAMDALDVTHLAGRVFDSLSSGERQRASVARALAQQPELVLLDEPAAFLDIKHQVELYDVLLSRSRTTGMTVVSVLHDLNLAALYFDEVAMIGGGRIFVQGAPDDVITYANVRAVFDTDVYVDRNHLTGHLNVLPLPRGLVAREASSDASPAAPARKESTP, from the coding sequence ATGAGCGGCGGTCTTCGTTTCGCTCGCGTTGCGTTTCGCCACGATGGCGCCGTACCGGGCCGAGGAGGAATTCTCGAGGACATCGACCTCGTCGTCCAGCCCGGGCGGACGCTGGCGATCGTCGGCCCCAACGGCTCCGGCAAGACGACGCTGCTTCGCCTGGCCGCCGGCGAGCTGGTGGCAGAACGCGGAACGATCGAGATCTGCGGACTGGATCCGGCAAGGGCGCCGCGCCGCGAGCTTGCGCGCCGCGTGGCCGTCGTCGCAGCCCATGCGCCGGTCGGCTTCGGCTACACGGTCGAGGAAATCGTGCTGATGGGAAGGGCGCCGTGGGTCGAGGGGTATCGCCTCGAGTCTGCGGAGGACCTGCGAGTCGCGCACGAAGCGATGGACGCGCTCGACGTCACGCACCTGGCAGGTCGGGTCTTCGACAGTCTCTCCAGCGGAGAGCGCCAGAGGGCATCGGTCGCCCGCGCCCTTGCGCAGCAGCCCGAGCTCGTCCTGCTCGACGAGCCGGCCGCCTTCCTCGACATCAAGCACCAGGTGGAGCTTTACGACGTGCTGCTGTCACGAAGCCGCACGACTGGCATGACGGTCGTCTCGGTGCTCCACGACCTCAACCTGGCGGCTCTGTACTTCGACGAAGTCGCGATGATCGGCGGCGGCAGGATTTTCGTGCAGGGAGCGCCCGACGACGTCATCACGTACGCGAACGTGCGCGCAGTGTTCGACACCGACGTCTACGTCGACCGCAACCACTTGACGGGACATCTGAACGTGCTGCCGCTGCCGCGCGGCCTCGTCGCGCGCGAAGCTTCGAGCGATGCATCTCCTGCTGCGCCGGCGCGCAAGGAATCGACGCCGTGA